One region of Drosophila subobscura isolate 14011-0131.10 chromosome J, UCBerk_Dsub_1.0, whole genome shotgun sequence genomic DNA includes:
- the LOC117893924 gene encoding WD repeat-containing protein 92 — protein sequence MDKPQLIEHLNASVNYTVYDTKWIPLSAKFVVLGSKANSQGVMDIYELNEGELVKVKTVEKKVAFKCGTFGASSLRNRHIAIGDFEGRLQVLDMERPELPVYNVKAHKGIINTIDAIGGNQVDCGAPEIVTGSRDGAVKVWDIRQGQSPVVDISPPPQMGDGINQSSARRDCWAVAFGNTFNSEERIVAAGYDNGDLKLFDLRSLSVRWEATMKNGICGLEFDRRDIPMNKLVVTTLEGGLLIYDMRYQHPTKGFSYVEERNAGRGVGTNGVISGPKATVWVARHLPQNRDIFLTGGGTGSIRLWQYEYPDKRVVEDADGNKTGVAGTLHMVSASTLSSQPVHCFDWHPDKLGLAVCGAFDQSVRVLITTKLNVL from the exons CAGTTGATTGAGCACTTGAACGCGTCCGTTAATTACACGGTGTACGACACAAAATGGATTCCACTGTCGGCCAAGTTTGTGGTGCTGGGCTCTAAGGCGAACAGCCAGGGCGTTATGGACATCTACGAGCTGAACGAGGGCGAGCTGGTCAAGGTGAAGACTGTGGAGAAGAAGGTGGCCTTTAAGTGTGGCACATTCGGGGCTTCTTCATTGCGAAACCGCCACATTGCCATTGGAGATTTTGAGGGGAGGCTGCAAGTGCT TGACATGGAGCGTCCCGAACTGCCGGTGTACAATGTCAAGGCCCACAAGGGCATCATCAACACCATCGATGCCATTGGCGGCAACCAGGTCGACTGTGGAGCCCCAGAAATCGTCACTGGCAGCCGAGATGGCGCTGTCAAGGTGTGGGACATACGACAGGGACAGTCTCCAGTGGTGGATATCTCACCGCCACCCCAAATGGGTGACGGCATCAACCAAAGCAGCGCCCGGCGAGACTGCTGGGCCGTTGCCTTTGGCAATACCTTTAATTCCGAGGAACGAATCGTGGCGGCTGGCTACGACAACGGGGACCTGAAGCTCTTCGATCTGCGCTCGCTCTCCGTGCGCTGGGAGGCAACCATGAAGAACGGCATCTGTGGCCTGGAGTTTGATCGCCGCGATATACCCATGAATAAGCTGGTAGTAACAACGCTGGAGGGAGGACTTCTCATCTACGATATGCGTTACCAGCATCCGACTAAGGGATTCAGCTACGTGGAGGAACGTAATGCCGGCCGCGGCGTAGGCACCAACGGTGTCATCAGTGGCCCCAAAGCGACTGTGTGGGTGGCTCGTCATTTGCCACAGAACCGCGATATCTTCCTCACTGGCGGTGGCACTGGCTCCATACGTCTCTGGCAGTACGAGTATCCCGACAAGCGCGTCGTCGAGGACGCTGATGGCAACAAAACGGGCGTGGCTGGCACACTGCACATGGTCAGCGCGTCCACGCTGAGCTCCCAGCCCGTGCACTGCTTCGACTGGCATCCGGACAAGCTGGGCCTGGCCGTCTGTGGGGCCTTCGATCAGAGCGTTCGGGTCCTCATCACCACCAAGCTGAACGTACtttaa
- the LOC117893922 gene encoding tetratricopeptide repeat protein 27, which produces MKMLEEDTFSEYYLCNFNDAVPVDDLPADELLRQLWTGKELWTVQELRQIITNWQNKDIKKAPTQLFNSFLRLFFAFVQNNCTGPFDKVADCKQMLSQLQLEAFEPQEQLKASGEELNPNVKTGELLVIARAILRGLLEAYPESKVLAVWNIRLICQHQLIMDDLAASLYEQFKAGAVVLRPQAKHFASRELQSVLLLELANGYLLFHRSEMASQVLDELCGHLQVELKVEGLLGVRTKFQQKPLPQLCLKVEQLSEETNSSDLPAAADTNRHTKLPKLLLLEDDTRLERIRFIEPKDNDVMTLPSVLQALVLAKVKQLKRSQPKDRLADEQLEPYTQTLLYQEHGPLQVRQAALLLNCLQESGQRRTVERSWKQCEECVKLLDHTEEQQSLRSRLSYGFAAHLQPIWHVQLQLVDLLRSLGMTKTALDICLKIHAWQQVIDCYTSLELRHKAAEIIRQELEKKPTALLYCLLGDAIDDPQCYEQAWLHSKKTSSKAQSYWGNYFYRRAEYAQALEHFQLSLEINTLQESTLLRCGYSAMQLEKWESAVKSYLAYTHLEANGFESWNNLAKALINLGDKQRAHRVLGEALKCNYSNWKVWENYMLVAVDTSHWDDAMRGYQRLSELKQHYLDQEVLARIVYGIAKQNQEAPCPLLIKRVVQLLGQQCIQHGNEPLVWELAAVVAATPLKKAERLVKSYRAYTAKHSGWEVKAEDAQKALDLCLEVAELSLAAVQEHAADESEVMITSTLNSARLSGTSCLNALRRAINVNVPVEQQEKVEQLDKQIADLTQVVQQRMNTQRSV; this is translated from the exons CTTTGCGTTTGTGCAGAACAATTGCACCGGACCCTTTGATAAAGTCGCAGACTGCAAGCAAATGCTGAGCCAACTGCAGTTGGAGGCGTTCgagccacaggagcagctgaaggccAGTGGCGAGGAGTTGAATCCCAATGTCAAGACAGGCGAACTGCTGGTTATTGCCAGGGCAATATTGCGAGGCTTGCTAGAAGCTTATCCCGAATCAAAG GTACTGGCCGTTTGGAACATAAGGCTGATTTGCCAGCATCAGCTAATCATGGATGATCTGGCAGCCTCCCTCTACGAGCAGTTCAAGGCGGGCGCTGTGGTGCTGCGGCCCCAGGCCAAGCACTTTGCCAGCCGAGAGCTGCAGtcggtgctgctgttggagctggCCAACGGCTACCTGCTGTTCCATCGCTCCGAAATGGCCTCTCAAGTCCTGGATGAGCTCTGCGGCCACCTACAGGTGGAACTGAAGGTCGAGGGTTTGCTTGGCGTGCGAACAAAGTTCCAGCAGAAACCCTTGCCGCAGCTCTGCTTGAAAGTAGAGCAGCTGTCGGAAGAGACCAACAGTTCTGACCTACCGGCAGCTGCCGACACCAACAGGCACACAAAGCTGCCCAAGCTGCTACTTCTGGAGGATGATACACGACTGGAGCGTATACGATTCATTGAGCCAAAGGACAATGATGTCATGACGCTGCCCAGCGTACTCCAGGCCCTCGTACTGGCCAAGGT CAAACAGTTGAAGCGCTCGCAGCCCAAGGATCGTCTGGCAGATGAGCAGCTGGAGCCGTACACTCAGACATTGCTCTATCAGGAGCACGGACCGCTGCAAGTGCGTCAGGCAGCTTTGCTACTGAACTGCCTGCAGGAGTCTGGCCAACGCCGGACTGTGGAGCGTAGCTGGAAGCAGTGCGAGGAGTGCGTCAAGCTGTTGGACCACACTGAAGAGCAGCAGTCGCTCAGGTCTAGGCTGTCGTATGGATTTGCTGCTCATCTGCAGCCCATCTGGcatgtgcagctgcagctggtggatCTGCTGCGCTCCCTGGGCATGACCAAGACTGCCCTGGACATTTGCCTAAAGATTCATGCCTGGCAGCAGGTGATTGACTGCTACACCAGCCTGGAGCTGCGACACAAGGCAGCGGAGATTATACgccaggagctggagaagaagCCCACGGCGCTGCTCTACTGTCTGCTGGGCGATGCCATCGATGATCCGCAGTGCTACGAGCAGGCGTGGCTGCATTCCAAGAAGACCAGCAGCAAGGCGCAGTCCTATTGGGGAAACTACTTCTACCGAAGGGCAGAGTATGCCCAGGCCTTGGAGCACTTTCAGCTGTCCCTAGAGATCAATACGCTGCAGGAGTCGAcgctgctgcgctgcggcTACTCTGCAATGCAGCTGGAGAAATGGGAGTCGGCCGTTAAGTCGTATCTGGCCTACACGCACCTGGAGGCAAACGGCTTCGAATCGTGGAACAACCTAGCCAAAGCCCTGATCAATCTGGGCGACAAGCAGCGAGCGCATCGCGTGTTGGGCGAGGCACTCAAGTGCAACTACAGCAACTGGAAGGTGTGGGAGAACTACATGCTGGTGGCAGTGGACACCTCCCACTGGGACGATGCCATGCGCGGCTATCAGCGTCTGTCCGAGCTGAAGCAGCACTACCTAGACCAGGAGGTGCTCGCGAGAATCGTTTATGGCATAGCCAAGCAGAACCAGGAAGCACCTTGCCCGCTGCTGATCAAAAGAGTTGTCCAACTCCTCGGCCAACAGTGCATTCAGCATGGAAACGAACCGCTGGTCTGGGAGCTGGCTGcagtggtggctgccacaccgCTAAAGAAGGCCGAACGGCTGGTCAAATCGTATCGGGCCTACACGGCCAAGCATTCTGGTTGGGAAGTCAAGGCAGAGGATGCCCAGAAGGCTCTAGATCTTTGCCTGGAGGTAGCCGAGCTGTCTCTGGCGGCGGTGCAGGAGCACGCGGCTGACGAGAGTGAAGTCATGATTACATCAACCTTAAATTCGGCGCGACTCTCAGGCACATCCTGTCTGAATGCCCTGCGGCGGGCCATCAACGTCAATGTGCCGGTAGAACAGCAGGAGAAAGTGGAGCAACTGGATAAACAGATCGCAGATCTAACCCAAGTCGTGCAACAACGGATGAACACTCAACGCTCGGTTTAG